Below is a window of Dictyostelium discoideum AX4 chromosome 1 chromosome, whole genome shotgun sequence DNA.
attttcaacCTGATCcaatgtttttatatttacaatataatcaatatcaacaacaacatcaacaacattatcataatcaacaacaacaacaacaacaacaacaacaacaacatggTCACCATGGTCACCACGGTCATCATAGTCATAGTCATAGTCATCATGGttatcaaaataaaagaGGTAAATCACCAATATCACCAAGTGGTTCAGTTTTACCAAATGCTCTAATTTCAAATAGTGAAAGTGAagataatagaaataaaaatagaaataataataataataataccgaTAAAGATCatgatgattatttattagatAGTTCTTATGATTTATCAAGGTccgataataatagtataaatACACCacataaaaagaaatcaagtGGTAGggataaaaagaaatcttcatcatcatctaaaaaatcaaagaaaccttcttcttcttcaaaaAGTAAATCACATAAACATGAAACCTcaagtgatgatgatgaacatTATAGAAGGAgatcatcaaaatcaaaaagttCAAGTAAAAagagtagtggtagtagggataaaaagaaatcaagtAGTACTACTAGAAAAAGAAGTCATACAAGTGATAATATTTCACCATTATCAGATGGTGCATATAATGAGGAGAATAGTGACTATGATGAATCTGGTCCAGATTTAGAAGGTAATGAAACAAATAACGATACTACTGATTATGATACTGATGTTGATACttctgatgatgatttagCAAATAATACTGAACATAAACGAAGacaacaattaaagaaatcatcattaaatgttagaagaaaaagatcatcagtttcaaatttatcaagtttaacaaccaccaccaccacaacaacaacttcaacatcTTTAAATGATCATCAAGATCAActtagtaataaaaatagtagcAGTAGTGGTACAATACCAAttccattaaataataatgttttaaagAAAACAATTGCAGCATCAAATGTTGGTGTATCATTATCAAGTTCTGGTGAATCTGAtaatccattattattaaactaTCAACCAGAGAATATAAATGAATCAAACAATGCCTATATCGTTGAGATTGATGATAAATTGGATGAAGATAAAATGAGAACTTTATTGGATTTCGATTTATTACCAGgtttttcaatttgtaaTACTGAAGTATTACCAGGTCAAACCAAACCAGTTACAAACGTTCAATTAATTACTGCAATTAGAAGAGTAGAATGGGATGCTGTCGATCCAAACTATTTAAATACTCAATTatcttcaatttttaatagtcTTTATGAAAGTATTATGTTTAAACTTCGTGAACTATCACCATGTTGTATTTGTGGTATTAAATTGGATATTAAAATACCGGAAGATGATCAAGTTCAAATCGTTTTAACAGCAATGGTTACAATTCAAATGGAAGATTTTGATACAAGTTTAATTTCAActccattattattagatcaacaacaacaacaacaacaacaacaattacaacatcaacaattattacaacaaattcaacaaggTTCATCCTCCATTGTTAACAGTAGTGGTAGTATAAATATTGTTAACAATGGTAGCGTCAtcaataatagtagtggtaatattggtgatttaattaataatagtggtaattCTTCCATTGCTAATCCAttaataccaccaccaatgaATCTATCATCAAATAAACTTTCAATTCCTTCAACTATAACTGTACCACAATTACCAATTGCAAATTCACCatttagtaatattaataatattaatattaataataataataatattatacaacaaaagaatgaaatttcaacaacaacaacaacaacaaatatattaaaaccTCAAACATCTTCATCACAATTATCACCAAATGTAATGGCATCAGCTTTACCAAATGATTTACAATTTGATATGTCTCCACCAAAATCACCAATGAAAAAAACTTCAGATTCAAtatccaataataataataatagtaataataataataatgtaccATATTATCATAGTAATGaaagaattaaagaattattaggATCAAGAAATGTTGAACAAAGACATGTTGAATTAACTCCACTATCTTATTTACCTGGTAGTAAATTGGAGAAATATTTAGGTCGTATTAATATTCATTTGATTAAAGAAAGTTTTAGTGTTAGAGATCAAGGTGGTCTTGGTGTATTTGGTCATGTTTTCTTAAGAGAAGCAAATGCTATCGCAAGAGCTCATGTTATGGGTATGGGTGGTAATGCTTTAATTGGTTATCATATTGACGAGTTCactttaattttagattctGGTCCAAAAGGTCAAGCCTATTCTTTAATTAGTATTAGTGGTGATGCTTATAGTTCTACAAATGATCTTTATGGTTTAAACCctcaaaaacaattacaacaaaatTTATCGCAACAACAAACtttaccacaacaacaatataatTATAGTTCTTCAAATTTACAATATAATTAGAactttttattagttttaaaaaaataataataatattaaaaaataataataaaatatttttattattcattaacaattttatttattttttcatttattatcgATTGTTTTAtctatttttcaaataataataataataataataataataataataataataataataataattgtttaaataaatatccaTTATTTTGACCATTATATCAATGAAAATGCtgttaaacaaaaataaagattttaataataaccattatagtttaaaataaaaaaattactaaaaaaacacaatcaccttaaaaaaaacaaataaaaatctttttaaagtttttaaaatacaagagaatacatttttttttttttttttttatttttttaccatCTACCATTTGGTCTTGCACCTTTTCCATTTGAATAAGCAAATGTACGAGTTTGTGGTTGAGTAAAAGTTGCTGCACATTTTCCACACACTGGGCCATCCTTTTCGATATATCCTTTCTCTAAACTTCCTTTACATTGAGAACAAACAAaacactatttttttttttttttatttgaaaaataattaattatttatttattttaataaaaataataataataataattacttaCATTTGGATGATATTTATTACCACTAACAACAGTAAAAGTTGaatcaattggttttttacAAGCAAAACAATTTACTTGTTTAGATTTATCTGAACATGATTTACAAATTGCAGAACCGTCAGAACCTGTaacaaattgatttttaccaattgatGATGAACATTTTGAGCATGTAAAACAATTACTATGATAAATATTACCACCAAATGAAACTGCTTCATTATCTGGGTCTGCTTGAATCTGATTTCTACACCATGTACAAATATCTTTAcctttttgtaaattattatataagttggttttcatttcaaatttttctttggttttttcatcattttgaGTTATTGCACTTGCTGATCCAAATTTGGAAATTGCAAAATttggattaaatttaatttcagtaAAAcactttaataattaataaaatttttttaataaattaaataataataaaaacaaaaagtaaatataaatagaatCACACATACACTTTTACAACAAGGAATACCTGAAATTTCTGAAAAATCGTTATCTGATAAAACTTTTGAACAAGATGCACATGTAAAACATTTTGAATGATAAATTTTACCCAATACTTGTTTATGTTCTGCTGATGCAATGATTGGTCCTGAACATTTTGAACAGTTTAAATCTTGACTAAAACATTGTTcatgatattttttaaaatttgatgtCTTTATATTATCTGTTGATTTGAATGGTTTATTACATCCAAtacataaattattatttgtttcagtGGACATTTTCTATATGGATTtgtattatatattaaaatattaattttttttttttttgattttttaatttttttttttttttttttttttttttcaaataatcaaaatgggtttttttttttttttcatcgaataaacaaaaaaataaaaacacaaataaaatttttatttttagtttgactagatattttattttttttttttaccaaaaagtttttttttattttattttttttcgtttcgcctttttttaatttttaatttttaattttttaatttttaattttttttttttttttttttttttttttttttttttttgaaatgaaagaaaaaacaatggatgatgatgatataaaaattaaatttgtaaatataaaatcagAAAATGTGTTTTTAATAGAAACATATTTTAAaggatttgaaaaattaccaAGAAGAGATTGGGAAAGAGGATTAGAATATATAGTTGGTCAAATGGAAAATGATCATGTAGTAACAAAAGGTGACTTTGAAATAGATCCACAAACAAATGAAATCACTGTAATATCAAAAGAACGTGGTATATCATTTGGTGTATCAGCAAACACTGATAAAACATCATCAACCAGATTTCAATTAGCCAATCCATTTGGTAAAGGTGGTTTAGTTGGTTTTGAATTTAGTGCAGGtctatataaaaataacaatggtTCAGTATCATACACTGATAGATTTGGTAATACATTATCTCTTTTAAAATCTTCTCAAGATCCAGTTATAAAAgatagaaattttaaaattgatgagACTACATTATCCTattcatttcaaaaaaattcaaataaattttcaatttttgcaGGTGATAGTACTGTCtctgttttaaataaaaataaaaacaaagagtaagcaatttaataattttttttttaaaaaaaaaaaaaaaaaaaaagtagagttattaattttttttttttagacaTTTGGCTAATACAGGATTAGCATTTAAAACAGGTATTTCACATATTTATTCAAGTAATTTAAGAAGTAAATCTATAAATAGACtctttaaaattcaaaatgaaCTTGCATTTCCAATTCTATCATCCtgttcattttttaaatcaaatataacATATTCTTTAGATTTTCCACTTTACGAACAGTTGGtatgtataaaaaataatactataataataataaaaagttaactaacaataataatttattatttatatttatatatatattatttaattaatttagaaatttaGAGGTGATTTTATAACTGGtggtatttttaattttagtaaaGATTCAATGATACCAATATCagaaagattttttaatggaagacattataattttgaagGATTTGTTGATTCAAGTTTAACCGAAAAAGGAAGATCTCCATATTTAGGTAGTAGTTTCTTTTTCACATTTAGAACTGCGTTATtacataaaattaaagataatgcAAGTGTTATGGCATATCATTGTATTGGTAACACTGTACTTCCTTTGGATAGTAATGAAACTACTTTTAAATCAACCGCTCTCAAATTATtctcaacaaattcaattcgTTCTTCAATTGGTCTTGGTATTTCTGTTGATATGGGTTCTGCTGATATTGAATGTAGTTTGGttaaaccattattttttaattcacaaGATGAACTTAATAATTTTGCATTtggaattaatattaaaatttaaaaaaaaaaataaaataaaataatttaagaaaatttaaaataaataaatctcattaattacattattcattttcaccaaaaaataattataataattaaaataattaaaaaaaaataaaaaataaaaaaaaataaaaaaagaaataaaataaataattctcACTATCctgtaaatatataaatcttattaaaaaaataataataataataaaaatgataaaaaaaaccctttttatcttttttggaaatttcaaataattcctGATTTagtaattgttttattttggttaaattgaaaaaaaaagtaaaaattaaaaagtaataattcctttttaaaactttcaGATCAAGGTcgaattaaatcatttaaaatggGAAAGtataaattgaataaaattttttttttttttcattatcaattcaaACCAACAAAGAAtgtaaaaaacaaataatggaaatcaaaaaaaacaaataaaaaaaataaaggtaaaatattttttaaataaataattatatttataataaaaataataaattaccataattctaacaaaaaaaaaaaaatataaaataaaataaaaaaaattataattttttaaaaaataggaTTTCTAAATGCTAAAATAGAAAGTAGAACTTGTATCTATAACAATCTAATGTTAGAGAAAGGAAAGATTTATCTATGCACTATAACATTAAGAAAGTAATGATCAAATAACTCTACATAAATAACctttaaaacaacaataaaaagtttaccaactctattaaaat
It encodes the following:
- a CDS encoding C2 calcium-dependent membrane targeting domain-containing protein, yielding MPSILKVRIIEGRDLPIMDRSSALADAFVEIRCGQNDPQKTDIQKKTLNPVWNQDFRFDFPNDVDIQDNPLDIRVWDYDLVSKNDVIGSVLIDLNVLLDGETPTSQINGWFPIYDTLRGIRGELLITVKLEKFQNANPFKESSDGVQFFSISTPFSNYRINTIHSFVEELIVENDPEYHWTDTFRASRLSNFERQYLLYTLSGKLRRQMGKKVLDMGGNAVLGYKQHFDLEGDSGIVARGYGTAVTLRKVVESDLIYSPKNNSNSSSSSSSSSSSSSSSSDSDSDDSDDPTDDLTETSSSSSDSSSNSILKENRRKRRNKLLNLHSDVQLLTLNSFQSNIVVHLGGVVATKSVKILKKSNTQEMRDQYWTEIRNEIKNHAKSLGCNYIIGYSETTTIQQDEDLCIFSATGTAAILDLLDGGGGGVNLTVNNPSKRALLYNNKQQQQQVVGSSGGDIESSEDINPGSFKKNSLGGPGSTGMIPMQQNRKKSNVGSLSGSIEDQSHYLNSDNNQQLMSTSNGGIYDSRKNLNFGVGSKKNQKAKLGCHICHIPYHPSSSTSNSPPAKCSVCKKKYVPEVLLATIEPPPGTPITGGGCLIQARACKLKKKSQGEESNAIQLSESIPFVEYDLHNQIMYKLKLLGMNAAFSFKTQITFSDTLVIGVATATAVFLTPLPSPPILQISRSLEITDEKTRRLHELQTKIEKKSHQNHNQLSKASNHFQPDPMFLYLQYNQYQQQHQQHYHNQQQQQQQQQQQHGHHGHHGHHSHSHSHHGYQNKRGKSPISPSGSVLPNALISNSESEDNRNKNRNNNNNNTDKDHDDYLLDSSYDLSRSDNNSINTPHKKKSSGRDKKKSSSSSKKSKKPSSSSKSKSHKHETSSDDDEHYRRRSSKSKSSSKKSSGSRDKKKSSSTTRKRSHTSDNISPLSDGAYNEENSDYDESGPDLEGNETNNDTTDYDTDVDTSDDDLANNTEHKRRQQLKKSSLNVRRKRSSVSNLSSLTTTTTTTTTSTSLNDHQDQLSNKNSSSSGTIPIPLNNNVLKKTIAASNVGVSLSSSGESDNPLLLNYQPENINESNNAYIVEIDDKLDEDKMRTLLDFDLLPGFSICNTEVLPGQTKPVTNVQLITAIRRVEWDAVDPNYLNTQLSSIFNSLYESIMFKLRELSPCCICGIKLDIKIPEDDQVQIVLTAMVTIQMEDFDTSLISTPLLLDQQQQQQQQQLQHQQLLQQIQQGSSSIVNSSGSINIVNNGSVINNSSGNIGDLINNSGNSSIANPLIPPPMNLSSNKLSIPSTITVPQLPIANSPFSNINNININNNNNIIQQKNEISTTTTTTNILKPQTSSSQLSPNVMASALPNDLQFDMSPPKSPMKKTSDSISNNNNNSNNNNNVPYYHSNERIKELLGSRNVEQRHVELTPLSYLPGSKLEKYLGRINIHLIKESFSVRDQGGLGVFGHVFLREANAIARAHVMGMGGNALIGYHIDEFTLILDSGPKGQAYSLISISGDAYSSTNDLYGLNPQKQLQQNLSQQQTLPQQQYNYSSSNLQYN